A single region of the Marmota flaviventris isolate mMarFla1 chromosome 10, mMarFla1.hap1, whole genome shotgun sequence genome encodes:
- the Ttc24 gene encoding tetratricopeptide repeat protein 24, producing the protein MSPPSPEDIPQEPEPLSDKKKRKWLQQEAIIQALTRAGHRALQAGQNHEALTNFQKAFLLACEAPRTRNNPVLRACAFNLGAAYVETGDPARGLELLLGAQPEEKAQGTCHGDQCFNVALAYHALGDLPQALNWYHKALSHYQPQGDQGEAQAKMGACYQALGQPERAAQCLKEASQAYAEAGRPRAAARALGAAAECMLKSGRHGVGEVAQALEGSRRLAKRSTKQGLLGQLYNDLGLGYSQLQLFPLAVETFLQALSLCQRPGEQATVLRNLGMAHNALGNYQEARQFHQKAAELHGSLGQRWEQGRSLGSLAFALSQLGDHRAARDNYLHALLAAQDAGDTKGLWQAYEGLGAAAARLGQYDQALKYYKEALIQCQKEPDSVRERLVAKLADAMKTHLAQVGLVQVHPSTPAPGRPQAPGRISQVAGTSTRVQSSTADAQHRPSGRWEDKEFEEGQEEKGEEGLVNVPTSVPQKLEGPGPRTHLPFGGLGAPREHSGILIPNGSQANRSARRPREALPKNPQRRVTQSGFCIIM; encoded by the exons ATGTCTCCCCCCAGTCCTGAGGATATCCCCCAGGAACCAGAGCCCTTGAGtgacaagaagaaaagaaagtggctGCAGCAAGAGGCCATTATCCAGGCCCTCACCAGGGCTGGCCACCGGGCTCTGCAAGCCGGTCAGAACCACGAGGCCTTGACCAACTTCCAGAAGGCTTTCCTCCTGGCCTGTGAGGCCCCACGAACCAGAAATAACCCTGTGCTTCGGGCCTGCGCCTTCAACCTGGGGGCTGCCTATGTGGAGACTGGGGACCCGGCCAGAGGCCTTGAGCTGCTCCTTGGAGCCCAACCTGAAGAGAAGGCACAGGGCACGTGTCATGGTGACCAGTGTTTCAACGTGGCTTTGGCTTACCATGCCCTGGGTGACCTGCCCCAAGCCTTGAACTGGTACCACAAGGCCCTGAGTCATTACCAGCCACAGGGTGACCAGGGGGAAGCCCAAGCGAAGATGGGAGCCTGCTACCAAGCCCTGGGACAGCCCGAGAGAGCAGCCCAGTGCCTGAAGGAAGCAAGCCAAGCCTACGCCGAAGCAGGCCGGCCTCGGGCTGCAGCCCGGGCACTGGGGGCTGCAGCGGAGTGTATGCTCAAGAGTGGGCGGCACGGGGTGGGCGAGGTGGCGCAGGCGCTGGAGGGGAGCCGGAGGCTGGCCAAGAGGAGCACCAAGCAGGGGCTGCTGG GACAGCTCTATAACGATCTAGGCCTGGGCTACTCCCAGCTCCAGCTGTTCCCTCTGGCCGTGGAGACCTTCCTACAGGCCCTGTCCCTGTGTCAGAGGCCAGGAGAGCAGGCCACTGTGCTAAGAAACCTGGGGATGGCCCACAATGCCCTTGGCAACTATCAGGAAGCCCGGCAGTTTCACCAGAAGGCTGCTGAACTCCATG GCTCTTTGGGGCAGCGATGGGAGCAGGGACGAAGCCTTGGCAGCCTGGCATTCGCGCTGAGCCAGCTGGGGGACCACAGGGCCGCCAGAGACAACTATCTGCATGCCCTGCTGGCTGCCCAGGATGCTG GGGACACAAAGGGGCTGTGGCAGGCCTACGAGGGTCTTGgggctgctgcagccagactgggACAATATGACCAGGCTTTGAAGTACTATAAGGAAGCGCTGATACAGTGTCAG AAGGAGCCAGATTCTGTGCGGGAACGGCTGGTGGCCAAGCTGGCAGATGCCATGAAGACCCACTTGGCCCAGGTGGGGCTGGTCCAGGTTCACCCATCG ACCCCAGCaccaggaagaccccaggctccaGGCAGGATCAGCCAAGTGGCAGGGACCTCAACCAGGGTACAGAGCAGTACAGCAGATGCCCAGCACAG ACCGTCTGGTAGATGGGAAGATAAAGAATTTGAGGAGGgccaggaggagaaaggagaggagggattGGTGAATGTTCCCACGTCTGTGCCTCAGAAACTAGAGG GTCCAGGACCCAGGACCCATCTTCCATTTGGAGGTTTGGGTGCCCCTAGAGAGCACTCTGGTATCCTGATACCCAATGGCTCCCAAGCCAATAG GTCAGCCAGGCGGCCCAGGGAAGCCCTCCCCAAGAACCCTCAGAGGAGAGTCACCCAGTCTGGCTTCTGCATAATCATGTGA